A genomic stretch from Aedes albopictus strain Foshan chromosome 2, AalbF5, whole genome shotgun sequence includes:
- the LOC109403088 gene encoding UDP-glycosyltransferase UGT5-like, which produces MIVLTYFVFAFWTICGLNYAETARILGVFPTPSKSHWLLGSALMKELALDGHDVTDVSPFQLAESPANYHHVKVQTDHVFFDHVMEQFYKEADSSAFSKIINLYNVVNFFSNTTLTSPEVKELLRSDQKFDLIILEIFLDDALLGFAEHFKCPVVGMTTHGTLEWINTLVGNPQPLSYVPHVHIGFSNPMDFWQRLTNVLFTILDNYLITHHLYPAQEEIFRAAFPNATRSLSELRKDAVSLVLVNNHFSLSYPRPYVPNMIEIGGFHVKRKVNQLPENIRRFIENSSDGVIYFSMGSNLKPSLMGKEKLQAVLDSFAVVPHRIIWKYDNESMHLDPSKYLISKWLPQDDILAHPNVKLFITHGGLLSCTESIHHGKPIIGIPIFADQQMNMDQAEQAGWGVTVKFTKLNKESLGAALSEVLNNDKYTKRVQVISKRLRDQPLPPMDMAKFWINYVIRHDGAKHLKSPRQRFNFIQLNNIDVYVFILVILVILMLLSFKIIRAVCSRIRKNELTSKGASKSKTN; this is translated from the exons ATGATTGTTCTTACGTATTTTGTGTTTGCGTTCTGGACGATTTGCGGTTTGAACTATGCGGAGACCGCGCGTATTCTGGGAGTTTTCCCAACGCCATCCAAGTCACATTGGCTCCTTGGTTCTGCACTCATGAAAGAACTAGCGCTCGATGGACATGACGTCACTGACGTGAGCCCATTCCAGCTGGCGGAATCACCCGCAAATTACCATCATGTGAAAGTTCAGACGGATCATGTGTTCTTTGATC ATGTAATGGAACAATTCTACAAAGAGGCTGATAGCTCTGCGTTTAGCAAAATCATAAACTTATACAACGTGGTCAACTTTTTCTCCAACACCACACTGACATCACCTGAAGTCAAAGAGCTTCTTCGATCCGACCAAAAGTTCGACTTGATTATCTTGGAAATCTTCCTGGACGATGCACTTCTCGGGTTTGCGGAACATTTCAAGTGCCCCGTTGTCGGCATGACCACGCACGGAACTCTCGAGTGGATCAACACGCTGGTAGGAAATCCGCAGCCATTGTCATATGTTCCACACGTGCACATAGGGTTCTCCAACCCGATGGATTTTTGGCAACGACTGACAAACGTGCTGTTTACCATCTTGGATAATTATTTGATCACACATCACTTGTATCCAGCCCaggaggaaattttcagagcagcATTCCCGAATGCCACTCGATCACTGAGCGAACTGAGAAAGGATGCCGTTTCATTGGTGTTGGTGAACAATCACTTTAGCTTGAGCTATCCCCGACCATACGTTCCCAATATGATCGAAATTGGTGGTTTCCATGTGAAGCGCAAAGTCAACCAGTTACCAGAG AACATTCGCCGATTCATTGAAAACTCCAGCGATGGAGTAATTTACTTTTCCATGGGATCAAATCTGAAACCATCTTTGATGGGAAAGGAAAAATTGCAAGCTGTTCTGGATTCATTTGCCGTGGTACCCCACAGAATCATCTGGAAATATGACAACGAAAGCATGCATTTGGACCCGAGCAAATATCTGATTTCCAAATGGCTCCCACAAGATGACATCCTAGCACATCCAAATGTAAAGCTCTTCATCACCCACGGAGGACTCCTCAGCTGTACCGAATCAATTCATCACGGGAAGCCTATCATTGGCATCCCGATATTTGCGGATCAGCAAATGAATATGGATCAAGCAGAGCAAGCTGGATGGGGCGTCACCGTCAAATTCACCAAACTCAACAAGGAATCTCTCGGAGCAGCATTGAGCGAAGTGTTGAATAACGATAA GTACACGAAACGGGTACAAGTAATCTCCAAGCGCTTGCGTGACCAACCTCTTCCACCGATGGATATGGCAAAATTCTGGATTAATTATGTGATCCGACATGACGGTGCAAAACATCTGAAGTCACCTAGACAACGGTTTAATTTCATCCAGTTGAACAACATAGATGTTTATGTGTTCATTTTGGTCATACTAGTCATACTGATGTTGCTATCATTCAAGATTATTAGGGCTGTTTGTAGTAGAATAAGGAAAAACGAGCTTACATCCAAAGGAGCAAGTAAATCAAAAACAAATTAA